In the genome of Leishmania panamensis strain MHOM/PA/94/PSC-1 chromosome 17 sequence, one region contains:
- a CDS encoding peptidase T, putative (TriTrypDB/GeneDB-style sysID: LpmP.17.0160), which produces MSLKPIEERLEERFRRYSAITTQSNQRNLGKCIPSTAGQQVLAELLAKELQAMDLQDIICDKYATVTAVKPGNVPGAPRIGFICHLDTFDSGLCPDVKAQRIHYTGGDVCLNKGKDIWMRLKAHPELRKYVGQDILFSDGTSVLGADDKAAISSVMEMVAQLDSSQEKHGDIVICFVPDEEIGLVGAKHLNVKARFNVDFAYTLDCCELGEVVYECFNAASATIKFTGVPAHPMSAKGVMVNPLLMAMDFMNKFNREETPECTELREGYWWFSKMEANPAEARLEAMVREHNLAKYAARKAFMLDAAKEVQVKYPTGKVEIVIEDVYANISNSLKDDRTAIDLLLEAMETAGVKPNIIPMRGGTDGAALSAQGLLTPNFFTGAHNFHSRFEFLPIPAFVKSWEVCRNIVLLGADKRRRTPSSL; this is translated from the coding sequence ATGTCTCTTAAGCCCATTGAGGAGCGTCTGGAGGAGCGCTTCCGCCGCTACTCCGCTATTACCACCCAGAGCAACCAGCGCAACCTTGGCAAGTGCATCCCGTCCACTGCGGGGCAGCAGGTactggcggagctgctcgccaaggagctgcaggcgatggaCCTGCAGGATATCATATGCGACAAGTATGCGACGGTGACAGCGGTGAAGCCGGGTAATGTGCCTGGCGCGCCGCGCATCGGGTTCATCTGCCACCTCGACACCTTCGACAGCGGTCTCTGCCCGGATGTCAAGGCGCAGCGGATTCACTACACCGGCGGTGATGTCTGCCTGAACAAGGGGAAGGATATTTGGATGAGGTTGAAGGCGCACCCAGAACTGCGCAAGTACGTCGGCCAAGACATCCTTTTCAGTGACGGCACCAGCGTGCTCGGCGCAGACGACAAGGCCGCCATTTCATCAGTGATGGAGATGGTTGCCCAACTCGACTCTAGTCAGGAGAAGCACGGTGACATCGTTATTTGCTTTGTGCCAGATGAGGAGATTGGCTTGGTTGGTGCAAAGCACCTAAACGTGAAGGCGCGCTTCAACGTCGACTTCGCTTACACGCTTGACTGCTGCGAGTTGGGAGAGGTGGTGTACGAGTGCTTTAACGCCGCCAGTGCCACGATCAAGTTCACCGGTGTCCCTGCGCATCCAATGTCGGCCAAGGGTGTTATGGTGAACCCATTGCTGATGGCCATGGATTTCATGAACAAGTTCAACCGTGAGGAGACGCCGGAGTGCACGGAGCTGCGAGAGGGGTACTGGTGGTTTTCGAAGATGGAGGCGAACCCTGCCGAGGCGAGGCTCGAGGCAATGGTGCGCGAGCACAACCTCGCCAAGTACGCGGCCCGCAAAGCCTTCATGCTGGATGCGGCCAAGGAGGTACAGGTGAAGTACCCGACAGGCAAGGTGGAGATTGTCATTGAGGACGTGTACGCTAACATTTCGAACTCGCTCAAGGACGACCGCACTGCGATTGACCTGCTTctggaggcgatggagacggCGGGCGTGAAGCCGAACATTATCCCAATGCGTGGCGGTACGGACGGCGCGGCGCTCTCCGCGCAGGGACTCCTCACACCCAACTTCTTCACCGGCGCCCACAACTTTCACTCCCGCTTTGAGTTTTTGCCCATTCCGGCCTTTGTGAAGTCGTGGGAGGTGTGCCGCAACATCGTCCTGCTCGGCGCTGACAAGCGCCGGAGGACACCCTCTTCACTGTAG
- a CDS encoding hypothetical protein (TriTrypDB/GeneDB-style sysID: LpmP.17.0140) yields the protein MSDSECHLSLQSLTPVDLKQLSRQQKITLVQNYRASGARNANKMLFLATDLLAGGSSGLSSSELYDVYEQVLIASLECGRIENATMYLNLLESRFGKKSVRVSHLRGLCLEAQGKIPEAKKLYEQVLKDMPTNDFCVKRLSAIYKSNGHYEEAIRVLEKDLVYTDEDDKQHTYLEVHCGDALSTYRELSNLHYLIGNIEKAIYYAEECLLLDTESYFAHVRLGELYYMKRDLPRCAIEYSQSLLFNSQQNNSRAAYGLWQVANEMLRQHHSGVKRIEEEAVLTQTQDLRTYAAETLRRMYAGTPMLSALDAYLQREA from the coding sequence ATGTCTGACTCCGAGTGCCACCTCTCCCTACAGTCGTTGACGCCTGTGGACCTCAAGCAGCTGTCGAGACAGCAGAAAATCACGCTGGTGCAGAACTACCGCGCTAGCGGTGCACGCAATGCCAACAAGATGCTCTTCTTAGCCACAGATCTGCTGGCTGGCGGGTCGAGTGGGCTGTCGTCGAGCGAGTTGTATGATGTGTACGAGCAGGTGCTTATTGCCTCCCTCGAATGCGGTCGTATTGAAAACGCTACCATGTACCTGAACTTGCTAGAGAGCCGTTTCGGCAAGAAGTCTGTTCGCGTCAGTCACCTGCGCGGCCTGTGCCTGGAGGCGCAAGGCAAGATCccggaggcgaagaagttGTACGAGCAGGTGCTGAAGGATATGCCAACGAACGACTTTTGTGTGAAACGTCTGAGCGCCATCTACAAGAGCAATGGCCACTATGAGGAGGCCATCCGTGTCCTCGAGAAGGACCTCGTTTACACGGATGAGGATGACAAACAGCACACGTACTTAGAGGTGCACTGCGGTGACGCCTTGTCGACCTATCGCGAACTAAGCAACCTGCACTACCTCATCGGCAACATCGAGAAGGCAATCTACTACGCGGAGGAGTGTCTTCTGCTCGACACCGAGTCCTATTTTGCCCATGTGCGCCTTGGCGAGCTATACTACATGAAGCGGGATCTCCCGCGCTGTGCTATCGAGTACTCGCAGTCGCTTCTGTTCAACTCACAGCAGAACAACTCGCGTGCGGCCTACGGCTTGTGGCAAGTAGCCAACGAGATGCTGCGTCAGCATCATTCCGGAGTCAAAAGgattgaggaggaggcagtgctgACGCAGACGCAGGACCTGCGTACGTACGCGGCCGagacgct
- a CDS encoding hypothetical protein (TriTrypDB/GeneDB-style sysID: LpmP.17.0170) — protein sequence MDVIPLVAQEVVSRYHKQAGDRPMSSAITLDLAALLTRLWLLKERDRLDSAGDVAASIPHIEALADDMLDYLLHRCSLPSLATLSLQVRCDTLCMSRKVQQHKAEVKKEAIRVQLEGALMSMEPEMASAEQVWGSLAVCFAHYYSDLGPVTSATVKADNGSSGTAHNETLSAVSSVLPRAQVAAFLCQDRVEQTCQLRQLRRITWGLRLYQKEMGRSAGMDLMSLSTSVDTPLAELEVKSAEAVAELEPRVNLTRALLVSSTCPLDAVAHQRLKEEYHHILLVQHVLRHVQCGLQHLRECMNNRVMQPYTLLLAELRQLLMPTSKVASAAVSSSANASAFDSSPTAVAAAAPGEAAPKKVVFPRFMELTDAYEAGMRCADELPLWAALLRAATESAAGYASTLPRVAAEDALALAEDAPAPPVTSASALAAEVTALLDSDTTRQRLPSGVHARYRADLPLHTVDPTVARVYPESLCGMRGYCPVQFLDGRPTSGLLLPGQAPSQSSSSSPSRTSLGCVEVSGSTSPAAMPRPLYFIFADAAAMRTFAADPWRYVEGCLHVFHAADPCLSLVMGRAGDLPRELYLEGSRVVERLTTDVENAQHAQGNRQDCGTQTGQIDAYIDHSYFWNEWDLRRHALKLANLMRMRTHSSQTAASHFRREAAMQADPHKDSATQTLHDAATQPPHVVHYLKGLRGTDTSAVEQVRKVVEH from the coding sequence ATGGACGTCATACCGCTGGTGGCACAGGAGGTTGTCTCGCGCTATCACAAGCAGGCAGGAGACCGTCCCATGAGCTCCGCTATCACGCTCGACCTTGCAGCGTTGCTGACACGTCTCTggctgctgaaggagcgtGACCGACTTGACAGCGCTGGCGATGTGGCGGCGAGCATCCCTCATATTGAAGCCTTGGCGGACGACATGCTTGATTATCTTCTTCATCGCTGCAGCCTCCCTAGCCTCGCCACGCTGTCCTTGCAGGTCCGCTGCGACACGCTGTGCATGTCGCGCAAAGTGCAACAACACAAAgcagaggtgaagaaggaggcTATTCGAGTGCAACTGGAGGGGGCGCTGATGTCTATGGAGCCTGAGATGGCGAGTGCTGAGCAAGTCTGGGGATCCCTCGCGGTCTGCTTTGCGCACTACTACAGCGACCTCGGACCTGTGACATCAGCCACGGTGAAGGCGGataacggcagcagcggcacggcacACAACGAGACCCTCTCCGCCGTCAGCTCAGTTCTTCCTCGTGCACAGGTGGCGGCATTCCTGTGTCAGGACCGTGTGGAGCAGACGtgccagctgcggcagcttcgcCGCATCACGTGGGGACTACGGCTCTATCAGAAGGAGATGGGTCGCAGCGCCGGCATGGACTTAATGTCGCTATCCACGTCTGTGGACACACCACTGGCGGAGCTAGAGGTGAAgtcggcggaggcggtggctgaGCTGGAGCCACGTGTAAACCTAacacgtgcgctgctggtgtcttCGACCTGTCCACTGGATGCCGTGGCTCATCAGCGGCTCAAGGAGGAGTACCACCACATTCTTCTGGTCCAGCACGTTCTCCGGCATGTGCAATGTGGactccagcacctccgcgAGTGCATGAACAACCGCGTCATGCAGCCATACACGTTACTTttggcggagctgcggcagctgttgATGCCGACGAGCAAAGTGGCCTCAGCTGCAGTGTCCTCGTCCGCTAATGCCTCCGCCTTCGATTCTTCACcgaccgccgtcgccgccgccgcacctgGAGAGGCGGCTCCAAAGAAGGTGGTGTTTCCCCGGTTCATGGAGCTGACAGACGCGTATGAGGCGGGTatgcgctgcgccgacgaACTTCCGCTCTGGGCAGCGTTACTGCGCGCTGCAACAGAGTCCGCTGCTGGGTACGCCTCGACACTGCCCAGAGTCGCTGCAGAGGACGCGCTCGCCCTCGCGGAGGATGCACCGGCACCCCCTGTCACCTCTGCGAGTGCCCTTGCTGCTGAGGTCACTGCCCTGCTTGACTCCGACACAACGCGCCAGCGACTTCCCTCTGGCGTTCACGCGCGCTACCGCGCCGACCTCCCGCTACACACAGTCGACCCCACCGTGGCGCGGGTTTACCCTGAGTCGCTCTGCGGGATGCGAGGCTACTGCCCCGTTCAATTTCTCGACGGGCGCCCAACCTCTGGACTTCTGCTGCCTGGCCAAGCACCGTCACAATCTTCATCATCCTCACCGTCAAGGACGTCACTCGGATGTGTGGAGGTGAGCGGTAGTACCAGTCCTGCTGCCATGCCGCGCCCACTCTACTTCATCTTtgccgacgcagctgcaaTGCGCACCTTTGCGGCTGATCCGTGGCGGTACGTGGAGGGGTGCTTGCACGTCTTCCACGCTGCCGATCCGTGCCTGAGTCTCGTGATGGGGCGGGCTGGAGATCTGCCGCGCGAGCTGTACTTGGAGGGGTCGCGGGTGGTGGAACGGCTGACGACTGATGTGGAAAACGCACAGCACGCGCAGGGGAACAGGCAAGACTGCGGTACCCAGACAGGACAGATCGACGCCTACATTGACCACAGCTACTTCTGGAATGAGTGGGACCTCCGCCGACACGCACTGAAGCTGGCCAACCTCATGCGGATGCGGACGCACTCTTCGCAGACCGCCGCGTCGCACTTCCGCCGTGAGGCAGCAATGCAGGCGGACCCTCACAAAGACTCCGCGACTCAGACGCTGCACGACGCGGcaacgcagccgccgcatGTGGTGCACTATCTGAAGGGGCTGCGTGGCACGGATACCTCGGCGGTCGAACAGGTGCGCAAGGTCGTCGAGCACTGA
- a CDS encoding hypothetical protein (TriTrypDB/GeneDB-style sysID: LpmP.17.0150), with protein sequence MVSSNLLPRMCRPSPPQSVLCCTFVVVIAAVLLLKGTPVCGHDGDSVDEPPSASTAYTERTFTLPTAASLLDVLTSGSYIATGGVEEGSGAPSGLPLPTHPVLILFTESSAANSPIVDSLRAKVRHIATDMPSSALRVHEYRIPMGTTERRLIELLLIGASSIPTLALFHGRVAKVQVAPGATIAASPFQIPVYYSSKSLTSASYLELRSWVLSELPARYIDPVTFHLMPSLQFVFSPSEVRDTLKLVRDSAEASMSRSVLPAFVSMSYMRLTRHGSEEVLAALSSIATQAGNALLTLVTESSVVAAAWGLRTEHTFSMAPWSSTVAAYLNDSTSAGFVETVSDLSPPQSIGTVTELAEATAASAAWRAACAASVGAEVAQLQKWRQAMDAFNTTNPLRKLDSAAHLLHELTALQRAMKIIFVLRESDALWFHHHIDVAAALARRLQYTTVFYNTTLAKGSKERSRVERAWTPIMRTEVFWLDAEQLPAVAEGLHASQVPSVLILVPLQSRFNDGAATAADDDQAAANAAEEEGLRSRDPVLGIHTINQYDILKATHMGDAQVTQDTVSGKDALPFFPSDSDTLLRFFASGSFIAAMQHTLSSTQLSTFWASIAESSDAAQASTVSGGIPNRRYLRLDRRYYPLGAAEEPLEGPEYVRAILNGSSPLPVLGNDDSDTAAERHQGGGWSGTPLRGTTSASPDEADEKSRRRLARESAAKLKRKAAWEADLAKRQRAKAERMRRKAAEEATERERLREAFRQEVKAALKAEMEGSGAGDTSKSKQEGLLVRRPSLVGASEDFAGRRHSSRRPRRTSGDEEDAEDSAQRLRRRRRHEEYREWLDDRQRMVNRCVTVTEKSGFSVITRWE encoded by the coding sequence ATGGTCTCGTCAAACCTACTGCCACGCATGTGCAGACCGTCACCCCCGCAATCGGTGTTGTGCTGCACCTTCGTTGTTGTCATTGCAGCCGTGCTTCTGCTCAAGGGGACACCGGTATGTGGACACGACGGTGATTCTGTGGATGAGCCTCCTTCTGCCTCGACCGCTTATACGGAGCGCACCTTTACTCTTCCCacagctgcgtcgctgctggacgTGCTGACGAGCGGTTCTTACATCGCTACCggtggggtggaggaaggcagcggtgctcctTCGGGATTGCCGCTTCCTACGCACCCTGTGCTCATCCTCTTCACAGAGAGCAGTGCTGCCAACTCCCCCATTGTCGACTCCCTGCGCGCAAAGGTGCGACATATCGCAACAGACATGCCGTCATCGGCACTGCGGGTGCACGAGTACAGGATACCGATGGGTACCACTGAGCGTCGCCTTATAGAGCTACTGCTCATAGGCGCCAGTAGTATACCGACACTAGCGCTCTTCCACGGACGAGTTGCAAaggtgcaggtggcgccGGGCGCCACCATCGCGGCGAGCCCCTTCCAGATACCTGTGTACTACTCGAGTAAGTCACTGACGAGTGCCAGCTACCTCGAGCTGCGTTCCTGGGTGCTAAGTGAGCTGCCCGCCCGCTACATCGACCCCGTCACCTTTCACCTCATGCCAAGTCTTCAGTTTGTCTTCAGCCCTTCTGAGGTGCGCGACACGCTCAAACTTGTCCGTGACTCTGCCGAGGCAAGCATGTCCCGGTCTGTCCTCCCGGCATTCGTGTCCATGTCCTACATGCGACTCACCAGGCATGGCTCCGAGGAGGTGCTCGCTGCTCTTTCCTCTATTGCAACACAGGCCGGTaatgcgctgctgacgttgGTGACAGAGTCGTCGGTGGTCGCTGCGGCGTGGGGTTTACGCACAGAGCACACCTTTTCGATGGCCCCGTGGTCCAGCACTGTTGCGGCGTATCTTAACGATTCGACATCTGCTGGCTTTGTGGAAACCGTCTCGGATCTGTCTCCACCTCAGTCTATCGGCACTGTGAcggagctggcggaggcgactgccgcctctgccgcgtgGCGTGCTGCCTGCGCGGCATCGGTGGGCGCCGaagtcgcgcagctgcagaaatGGCGCCAGGCAATGGATGCCTTCAACACTACGAACCCGCTTCGCAAGCTCGACTCGGCAGCACACCTCCTGCACGAGctgacagcgctgcagcgggcgATGAAGATCATCTTTGTTCTGCGCGAAAGTGACGCTTTATGGTTCCACCATCACATTGatgtcgcggcggcgctagCTCGGCGGCTACAGTACACGACTGTGTTCTATAACACGACACTCGCCAAAGGCTCAAAGGAGCGCAGCCGTGTTGAACGTGCTTGGACACCGATCATGCGAACCGAGGTGTTTTGGCTCGACGCTGAGCAgctgccggcggtggcggaaGGCCTGCATGCGTCGCAGGTGCCATCGGTTCTCATATTGGTTCCTCTGCAGTCGCGCTTCAATGATGGtgccgctaccgccgccgacgacgaccaGGCAGCCGCTAATGCggctgaggaggaaggcCTGCGCAGCCGTGACCCAGTCCTCGGCATCCACACGATCAATCAGTACGACATTTTAAAGGCTACCCATATGGGCGACGCACAGGTGACTCAGGACACCGTCTCTGGCAAGGACGCGCTGCCGTTCTTCCCCAGTGACAGTGACACGCTCTTGCGTTTCTTTGCCAGTGGCAGCTTTATCGCTGCGATGCAGCACACCTTGAGCTCTACACAGCTGAGCACGTTCTGGGCAAGTATTGCGGAGTCATCGGATGCTGCCCAGGCTTCTACagtcagcggcggcatccCCAACAGACGCTACCTCCGGCTGGATCGTCGCTACTACCCCTTgggggcggcggaggagccGCTGGAGGGACCGGAGTACGTGCGCGCGATCCTGAACGGGTCTTCGCCGCTCCCGGTGCTCGGTAATGACGACTCCGACACGGCGGCAGAACGGCACCAGGGTGGTGGATGGAGTGGGACGCCTCTCCGCGGTACCACCTCAGCGTCACCAGATGAGGCGGATGAAAAGTCGCGCCGGCGACTCGCCCGTGAGTCTGCTGCGAAACtgaagagaaaggcagcgTGGGAGGCGGACTTGGCCAAGCGCCAACGAGCGAAGGCAGAGCGAATGCGCCGCAaggctgccgaggaggcaACAGAgcgggagcggctgcgcgaggctTTTCGgcaggaggtgaaggcagcTCTAAAGGCGGAGATGGAGGGGTCTGGTGCTGGTGACACATCGAAATCGAAGCAGGAGGGCCTACTGGTGCGTCGTCCCAGCTTGGTCGGTGCCTCTGAGGACTTCGCAGGAAGGAGGCACAGCTCGCGGAGGCCGCGACGCACCTCTGGTGATGAAGAGGACGCTGAGGATTCCGCACAGCGCctgcgtcggcggcgtcgacatGAGGAGTATCGCGAGTGGCTGGACGACCGTCAGCGCATGGTGAACCGCTGCGTCACGGTGACGGAGAAAAGCGGATTCTCTGTGATAACACGATGGGAGTGA
- a CDS encoding kinesin-like protein (TriTrypDB/GeneDB-style sysID: LpmP.17.0180): MPYPVVDRILVYGRVRPPASPDTPLWVTVDKSNTTVHCGSVEEVSPKAGTTSLRRSSRTEHVTKPPSFILDGVVDAHDDAAHAFFDITVRSCVVDSVLKGTSATVLCCGEKGTGKTTTMFGDVAVPGLCQRLLASLFAAVTAQRESSTPMSRSALAMTIPTTLDFTSVSLSGAQEEEEARRDCRTRYSIELSCLALCGEHVVDLLAEAARDTPSVGASVSQRAVAPSPSIPSSPSFSARPTIAMDRGKVVVRNVSKVTCRSAADAFALIDRSRRAQSSAASPWVAGHVVVMLDCTCEEGEEGSTTHHLVRRAQLYLVDLAAAEQPQRSSLKSQLLPPFTSSSTLPADRAITPPRGRGGDAAIRHSLAILKEVITRLSSSSTTVDDTPPTLASYKRSKLTMLLKGHLGGGCRTLVIAHVRPEEAYKRDTLATLQLARRLLCVPEQLASRVAEDPFVRLRQLQRQVMELQAELRLQMELKAHTASNAPALATTAPPDDASTDSNANVAKKHAGAASAKGTQQGSLKSSTGRVTQRCTLPLQTPGNAADDFHPLLRCTALSSATPASAALTTGVMNFVAGRVSVLPVTTVLEMHTCFELLRQCVAEKDIQLSAALADLRAAEAAAAAAFTVVGASGTRRSVSERCSGKSFGGDRFIANGGIGRRRMFSMRSSADSMKDTPTAEGKCRPSVDSALSTATVQLPSLNSLHTKLLREPSPSALAPVDGKVGRGYGSAPSAAGSSQDVTQEAVLPFSLPGLLAPPPMWHNAVDATVNALPAAAAVAPQMGNGRIMSPANETFFASAQNEVPSSSLRGSRVVSSAPVSRVGRSSAPNSTESISRQVSTAQHPSTQRGRALADALAPSFSIAAHSTMQVPRPHSATPALVAHSVPPASPRESSAFHVYTTQTAEGVKQVEHVRMEKEALANLRLRLVALGTGDSSHNSTALADECRYHESQLTRRREALLRSFESWHRARAVAEDNTTSVAKPLRNSAGNSTRLTLDTMRQRLRRPAPAGHTGGSVNGGSVGKLRGGTTNGVEGSANYGSWSGLVPVLSAAASFSPFTKNEAADEVGVLAVPPETFSAAGAPSTAY, translated from the coding sequence ATGCCGTACCCGGTGGTCGATCGAATCCTTGTTTACGGACGTGTGCGGCCACCTGCCTCCCCCGACACACCACTGTGGGTCACCGTGGACAAGAGTAACACAACAgtgcactgcggcagcgtaGAAGAGGTGTCGCCGAAGGCAGGCACGACTTCGCTACGGCGGTCGTCACGTACAGAGCACGTGACCAAGCCGCCAAGTTTCATCCTtgacggcgtcgtcgacgcccacgacgacgccgcgcaCGCTTTCTTCGACATAACTGTTCGTTCCTGCGTGGTAGACTCTGTGCTGAAGGGGACGAGTGCCACAGTTCTGTGCTGCGGCGAGAAAGGCACTGGCAAGACCACCACCATGTTTGGCGATGTGGCGGTGCCTGGGCTGTGCCAGCGCCTACTTGCCTCGCTCTTtgcagcggtgacggcacAGCGCGAGTCCTCAACGCCCATGTCTCGCTCAGCGCTGGCGATGACAATACCCACCACGTTGGACTTCACGTCTGTGTCCTTGAGTGGagcacaggaggaggaggaggcgcgacGTGATTGTCGTACGCGGTACTCGATCGAGCTCTCCTGCCTTGCGCTCTGCGGAGAGCACGTGGTGGACCTGCTCGCCGAGGCAGCGCGCGACACACCCTCAGTCGGGGCGTCGGTATCGCAGCGGGCCGTGGCACCCTCCCCATCGATTCCCTCGTCGCCATCGTTTTCTGCGAGACCCACCATCGCCATGGATCGAGGCAAAGTCGTCGTGCGCAACGTGTCAAAGGTgacgtgccgcagcgctgcagatGCCTTCGCGTTGATCGACCGAAGCCGCCGTGCGCAGTCTTCCGCAGCGTCACCTTGGGTTGCAGGGCACGTTGTTGTCATGCTGGACTGCACCTgtgaagaaggagaggaggggagcacaacgcaccacctcgtgcgCAGGGCCCAGCTTTATCTCGTCGACCTGGCAGCCGcggagcagccgcagcgcagtAGCCTAAAgtcacagctgctgcctccgtTCACATCGTCCTCAACGCTGCCTGCTGATCGTGCCATCACACCGCCCAGAGGCCGCGGCGGGGATGCGGCAATCCGGCATTCACTTGCGATACTGAAGGAGGTCATCACGAGACTCTCGTCTTCGTCGACCACAGTCGACGATACACCGCCTACGCTAGCTTCATACAAGCGGAGCAAGCTGACAATGCTGCTCAAAGGCCACCttggtggcggctgccgcacccTCGTCATTGCGCATGTCCGGCCGGAGGAGGCGTACAAGAGAGACACGCTCGCCACGTTGCAGCTGGCGCGGCGacttttgtgtgtgccagAGCAGCTGGCCTCTCGGGTCGCCGAGGACCCCTTTGTTCGGTTACGCCAGCTACAGCGACAGGTAATGGAGCTTCAGGCTGAGCTGCGACTGCAGATGGAGCTAAAGGCGCACACAGCAAGTAATGCACCAGCACttgccaccactgccccACCCGATGATGCGTCAACAGACAGCAACGCGAACGTCGCGAAGAAGCACGCTGGGGCTGCCTCGGCCAAGGGTACGCAGCAGGGGTCGTTGAAATCCTCCACTGGACGCGTCACTCAACGATGTACCTTGCCACTGCAAACACCTGGTAACGCGGCGGACGATTTCCatccactgctgcgctgcaccgccttgtCATCGGCTACGccggcctctgctgccttgACCACAGGCGTGATGAACTTTGTTGCCGGACGCGTTTCGGTGCTCCCAGTCACCACCGTGCTGGAGATGCACACCTGcttcgagctgctgcgccagtgtgtggcagagaaggacaTCCAGCTTAGCGCCGCACTCGCAGACTTGCGGGCAGcagaagctgccgcagcggctgcatTCACGGTCGTAGGGGCGAGCGGCACGCGCAGGTCCGTTTCAGAGCGCTGTTCAGGAAAATCCTTCGGGGGTGACCGATTCATCGCCAACGGAGGGATCGGGCGACGCAGAATGTTCTCGATGCGGAGCAGTGCAGACTCGATGAAGGACACCCCCACTGCGGAGGGAAAATGTCGCCCCTCTGTGGACTCGGCGCTGTCGACAGCGACAGTGCAGCTGCCCAGCTTGAACTCTTTGCACACGAAGCTCTTGCGGGAGCCAAGTCCGAGCGCGCTGGCACCTGTTGACGGCAAAGTTGGAAGGGGGTACGGCAGCGCTCCATCGGCTGCCGGGTCATCTCAAGACGTGACTCAGGAGGCAGTCCTGCCTTTCTCATTGCCAGGGCTGTTAGCACCTCCGCCGATGTGGCACAACGCTGTTGACGCAACAGTCAACGccctgcctgctgctgctgctgttgcgccgCAGATGGGGAATGGACGGATCATGTCCCCGGCCAACGAGACCTTCTTTGCTTCTGCACAGAATGAGGTGCCTTCGTCGTCCCTCCGCGGTTCGCGGGTAGTCTCGAGTGCGCCGGTATCGCGGGTCGGCCGTTCGTCGGCACCGAATAGTACTGAAAGCATCTCGCGACAAGTCTCCACCGCACAGCATCCGTCAACGCAGCGTGGACGGGCCCTAGCTGACGCACTGGCGCCATCTTTCTCGATCGCTGCTCACTCCACAATGCAGGTACCGCGACCACACTCAGCAACGCCGGCCTTAGTAGCCCATTCAGTGCCGCCGGCGAGCCCACGCGAGTCTTCCGCGTTCCATGTCTACACGACCCAGACAGCGGAGGGAGTGAAGCAGGTAGAGCACGTGCGGATGGAAAAGGAGGCATTGGCCAACCTACGACTGCGTCTAGTGGCACTGGGAACGGGTGATAGCAGTCACAACAGCACAGCCCTAGCAGACGAGTGCCGCTACCACGAGAGTCAGCTCACTCGCCGTCGCGAGGCGCTACTGCGTAGCTTTGAGTCGTGGCATCGAGCTCGTGCAGTTGCCGAGGACAACACCACTTCTGTAGCGAAGCCATTGAGGAATTCTGCAGGGAATTCAACGAGACTGACGCTTGACACCATGCGGCAACGGCTGCGGCGACCTGCCCCTGCTGGACACACAGGGGGTAGTGTCAATGGTGGCAGTGTGGGTAAACTCCGCGGTGGCACCACCAACGGCGTCGAAGGTAGTGCCAACTACGGCAGCTGGAGTGGCCTTGTGCCGGTTCTGAGTGCggccgcctctttctctcccttcacGAAGAACGAGGCGGCCGACGAGGTTGGAGTGCTAGCTGTGCCACCCGAGACCTtcagcgctgccggtgccccATCCACCGCTTACTAG